In one Populus nigra chromosome 12, ddPopNigr1.1, whole genome shotgun sequence genomic region, the following are encoded:
- the LOC133669304 gene encoding benzyl alcohol O-benzoyltransferase-like, with the protein MASSPSSLVFKVHRREPELIKPAKPTPHEFKLLSDIDDQEGLRFHIPLMLFYRHNPSMHGKDPVKVIREAIAKTLVFYYPFAGRLREGHNRKLMVECTGEGILFIEADADVTLEQFGDPLQPPFPCLEELLFDVPGSSGVLNCPLLLIQVSRLKCGGFLFALRLNHTMSDGPGLEQFMTAVGEMARGANAPSVPPVWERHVLNATDPPRVTCRHRAYEEVAGSKSSILTHDHLVHCSFFFSPSDITALRRLVPPHLSHCSTFEILTACLWICRTIALQLDPNEEMRVICLVNAREKFNPPLLPRGYYGNGFFLLAAVATAGELSKKPIGYALELVRKAKADMTEEHMRSTASLLVSKGRPLFTVPGTYIVSDLRRAGLEKVDFGWGNAIYAGTAKAIPELASFYIPFTNKKGEDGIVVPFCLPAPAVERLFKELEGMLKGQLVSGGANSKLIVSSL; encoded by the exons ATGGCTTCATCACCCTCTTCTCTAGTTTTCAAAGTTCACAGACGTGAACCCGAGCTGATCAAACCAGCGAAGCCCACCCCACATGAGTTCAAACTGTTATCTGACATTGATGACCAAGAAGGCCTTCGATTCCACATTCCACTCATGCTATTTTATCGCCACAATCCCTCAATGCACGGGAAAGACCCCGTCAAGGTCATCAGAGAGGCAATTGCTAAAACATTAGTGTTTTACTATCCATTTGCCGGCAGGCTGAGGGAAGGGCATAACCGCAAGCTCATGGTGGAATGCACTGGCGAGGGTATCTTGTTTATAGAGGCTGACGCTGATGTTACACTTGAGCAGTTTGGTGATCCACTTCAACCTCCATTTCCTTGCTTGGAGGAGCTCCTCTTTGATGTTCCTGGCTCTAGCGGGGTGCTAAACTGCCCTCTGTTACTTATTCAG GTGTCACGGCTCAAGTGTGGTGGTTTTCTCTTTGCCCTCCGCCTCAACCATACCATGAGTGATGGCCCAGGATTAGAGCAATTCATGACAGCGGTGGGTGAGATGGCCCGCGGAGCCAATGCCCCCTCTGTTCCTCCAGTGTGGGAAAGACATGTCCTTAATGCAACTGACCCACCTCGAGTTACATGCAGACACCGAGCGTACGAGGAGGTAGCTGGCTCCAAGAGCTCAATTCTTACACATGATCATCTGGTTCATTGTTCATTTTTCTTTAGCCCTTCAGATATAACTGCTCTTCGAAGATTGGTCCCACCTCACCTCAGCCATTGTTCTACTTTCGAAATATTAACGGCATGTCTTTGGATATGTCGGACCATTGCCCTCCAACTAGATCCTAATGAAGAAATGCGCGTAATTTGCCTCGTCAATGCGCGTGAAAAATTTAATCCTCCGTTATTACCAAGAGGTTACTATggtaatggtttttttcttctagcaGCAGTAGCAACTGCAGGGGAACTTTCGAAAAAGCCAATTGGATATGCTTTGGAGTTGGTAAGGAAGGCTAAGGCGGACATGACTGAGGAACACATGCGATCTACAGCATCTTTGCTGGTGAGCAAGGGAAGGCCTCTTTTTACTGTGCCAGGGACCTACATAGTTTCGGACTTGAGACGTGCGGGACTTGAAAAGGTAGATTTCGGATGGGGAAATGCTATATATGCTGGTACTGCAAAAGCCATCCCTGAACTTGCAAGCTTTTATATTCCGTTTACAAATAAGAAAGGGGAAGATGGGATCGTAGTACCATTTTGCTTGCCAGCTCCTGCTGTGGAAAGACTTTTCAAGGAGCTTGAAGGCATGCTAAAGGGACAGCTAGTTAGTGGTGGAGCAAATTCCAAGTTAATCGTATCTTCTTTATAA